The Candidatus Aegiribacteria sp. genome window below encodes:
- a CDS encoding ABC transporter ATP-binding protein/permease: protein MHGSPFVEDTAGGKLYDRALIRRLLHYVRPHRRLIFLAMFFMIVTACVELLIPYITKQGIDKYLAKLYQIYSAPEAVCTEFVELSQDTTDFILVSADTLILVRKAALDGMDPEERVEMDSKGTLSKETYYLFPGDDYNDKTGEVIDGHWLVPERELSSVPLSVIIDVRGGDIAGISRLAWFLGILIAVSLVAGYGHVMTLVIAGQRSMYDVRTELFRHIQQLSLKFYSQNPIGRLVTRVTNDIEALNEMFTAVLVNLVKDVILIVGTGIILFVLNWKLAMVSLAVTPVFIIVTVVFRVKARGAYRAVRKYLAGLNSRLSEDLSGIKIVQVFRQEKRRREEYQKTNKNYFKANMKQLVIFGIFRPLIEITASVGIALVLIYGGGNVLSGALTIGALVAFISYVRQMFQPLADISQKYNIMQSAMAAGERIFTILDTDPEIVDKPSARETLLNGAIEFDNVTFSYEKDKKILRNVSFKVEAGKSVALVGPTGAGKTSIISLLCRFYDVDSGRILLDGIDIRDLPVETLRKSISIVLQDAFIFSRSIEDNIRLGQDLTGEEVREAADMVQATPFIDKLPEGFNAVMAERGATLSTGQKQLICFARALAHNPRILVLDEATSNVDPATEQLIQNAIEVLMKNRTSIVVAHRLSTIQKADQILVIDDGRILERGNHQELLARRGIYYNLYLLQYAANNNS, encoded by the coding sequence ATGCATGGCAGTCCATTCGTTGAAGATACGGCTGGAGGGAAACTTTACGATCGCGCGCTAATCAGAAGACTGCTCCACTATGTAAGACCCCATAGACGGCTGATTTTCCTTGCAATGTTCTTCATGATAGTCACTGCCTGCGTTGAACTACTCATTCCCTACATTACAAAACAGGGTATTGATAAGTACCTGGCAAAGCTCTACCAGATTTATTCGGCTCCCGAAGCAGTCTGTACCGAATTTGTCGAATTATCACAGGATACAACTGACTTTATTCTTGTTTCCGCAGACACACTGATTCTGGTCAGAAAAGCGGCGCTTGACGGAATGGACCCTGAAGAGCGGGTTGAAATGGATAGTAAGGGCACTCTTTCAAAGGAGACGTACTACCTATTTCCTGGAGACGATTACAACGATAAGACAGGTGAAGTAATAGACGGGCACTGGCTTGTGCCAGAGAGAGAACTTTCCAGTGTACCTCTTTCAGTGATAATCGATGTAAGAGGTGGCGATATCGCGGGTATAAGCAGGCTCGCATGGTTTCTGGGAATACTTATCGCAGTAAGCCTGGTAGCAGGATACGGCCATGTAATGACCCTGGTTATTGCCGGGCAGAGATCCATGTACGATGTCAGAACGGAGCTTTTCAGGCATATTCAGCAGCTGTCACTCAAATTCTATTCGCAGAATCCGATAGGAAGGCTTGTTACCAGGGTCACCAACGACATCGAAGCCCTTAACGAAATGTTCACCGCTGTTCTTGTTAACCTTGTAAAGGATGTTATTCTAATTGTCGGTACAGGCATAATCCTCTTTGTACTGAACTGGAAACTTGCCATGGTCTCTCTTGCCGTTACACCGGTTTTCATAATTGTTACTGTGGTTTTCCGAGTTAAGGCAAGAGGTGCCTACAGAGCCGTAAGGAAATACCTGGCCGGACTTAATTCAAGGCTGTCAGAAGATCTCAGCGGAATAAAGATCGTACAGGTTTTCCGTCAGGAAAAAAGGCGTCGGGAGGAATATCAGAAAACCAATAAAAATTATTTCAAGGCTAACATGAAGCAGCTTGTTATTTTCGGTATCTTCAGGCCTCTGATAGAAATAACAGCATCAGTAGGTATTGCTCTTGTACTAATTTACGGTGGAGGCAACGTTCTCAGCGGTGCTCTTACCATAGGTGCTCTGGTAGCTTTCATAAGCTACGTAAGGCAGATGTTTCAGCCGCTTGCTGACATAAGCCAGAAATACAACATAATGCAGAGCGCTATGGCCGCGGGAGAGAGAATATTCACAATTCTGGATACAGATCCTGAGATAGTCGATAAGCCCTCTGCCAGAGAAACACTTCTAAACGGTGCAATTGAATTTGATAATGTTACCTTCTCTTACGAGAAGGACAAAAAGATTCTCCGTAATGTCAGTTTCAAAGTTGAAGCCGGGAAGAGTGTTGCGCTTGTGGGACCCACAGGAGCAGGGAAGACCTCCATAATCAGCCTTCTCTGCAGATTCTACGATGTTGATTCCGGTAGAATACTACTGGATGGTATCGATATCCGGGATCTGCCCGTCGAGACATTGAGAAAAAGCATTTCCATCGTCTTGCAGGACGCTTTTATCTTCAGCAGGAGTATCGAGGACAACATACGTTTGGGTCAGGACCTTACGGGAGAAGAGGTTCGCGAAGCCGCGGACATGGTCCAGGCAACACCATTCATAGATAAACTGCCAGAGGGTTTTAATGCGGTTATGGCGGAAAGGGGCGCTACCCTTTCAACCGGACAGAAACAGCTGATCTGTTTCGCAAGGGCACTTGCCCACAACCCAAGGATCCTCGTTCTCGATGAAGCTACAAGTAACGTTGATCCCGCAACAGAACAGCTGATTCAGAACGCAATAGAGGTGCTTATGAAGAATCGCACCAGTATTGTCGTTGCCCACAGGCTAAGTACTATTCAGAAAGCGGATCAGATACTGGTCATAGATGATGGAAGAATCCTTGAAAGGGGCAATCATCAGGAACTCCTTGCCCGAAGAGGTATTTACTACAATCTCTACCTTCTTCAATATGCAGCAAACAATAACTCATGA